Proteins encoded by one window of Lathyrus oleraceus cultivar Zhongwan6 chromosome 1, CAAS_Psat_ZW6_1.0, whole genome shotgun sequence:
- the LOC127082460 gene encoding E3 ubiquitin-protein ligase AIRP2, whose product MYISGGSSSMGRSFKESLKLLEADIHHANTLASDFPREYDGACLQMRMSYSPAAHLFLFLVQWTDCNLAGALGLLRILIYKVYVDGTTTMSTHERKASIREFYAIIYPSLIQLEKGVTDAEDKKQKVVCMERYRRRDDAGHKHSSDIDLEREEECGICMEMNSKIVLPNCNHAMCLKCYHEWRARSQSCPFCRDSLKRVDSCDLWVLTDSRDVVDMETVTRENLRRLFMYIDKLPLIIPDSLFDPYDSHLR is encoded by the exons ATGTACATAAGTGGAGGTTCTTCTTCCATGGGAAGGTCTTTCAAGGAATCTCTTAAACTCCTTGAAGCTGATATTCATCATGCCAATACCTT AGCATCCGATTTTCCTAGGGAATATGATGGCGCGTGTCTTCAGATGAGAATGTCATACAGTCCAGCAGCACACTTGTTTCTTTTTCTGGTACAATGGACAGATTGCAATCTTGCTGGAGCCCTTGGACTATTAAGAATCCTAATTTACAAG GTGTATGTGGATGGAACAACTACCATGTCAACACATGAAAGAAAAGCAAGTATTAGGGAATTCTACG CGATCATATATCCGTCTTTAATACAACTTGAAAAAGGTGTCACTGATGCGGAAGATAAAAAACAGAAGGTTGTATGCATGGAGAGGTATCGTAGAAGAGATGATGCGGGGCACAAACATTCCTCAGACATAGACcttgaaagagaagaagaatgTGGAATATGCATGGAGATGAATAGTAAGATTGTATTGCCCAACTGCAACCATGCCATGTGCCTCAAATGTTACCATGAATG GAGAGCAAGATCACAATCTTGCCCGTTTTGTCGTGACAGTCTTAAAAGAGTGGACTCGTGCGATCTCTGGGTATTGACCGATAGTCGAGATGTAGTAGACATGGAAACAGTGACAAGGGAGAATCTCCGAAGACTTTTCATGTACATAGATAAGTTACCTTTGATCATTCCCGACTCCCTTTTC